A window from Sinanaerobacter sp. ZZT-01 encodes these proteins:
- a CDS encoding ATP-binding protein: protein MLSNGTGLNGIIIQKFCDTKTVFSQEHGLDIVKSIIEAHNGKVFVESKSNQGSQFHISLPMNNE from the coding sequence ATCCTATCTAATGGTACGGGACTAAACGGAATAATAATTCAAAAATTTTGTGATACTAAGACGGTATTCAGTCAGGAACACGGATTGGATATTGTAAAAAGCATCATAGAAGCACATAATGGAAAAGTTTTTGTTGAGAGTAAATCTAACCAAGGAAGCCAATTCCACATTTCCCTACCAATGAATAATGAATGA
- a CDS encoding MarR family transcriptional regulator: protein MEKLQKLVISDFIQMTERIANGKTNVLDFGLEGMQFYRGEIHMIKMIGDHPGIFISEMARNFNVTRAVVAKTVRKLEEHGFLEKKEDDEDKKRFCLFLTEKGEMAYKLHNQYHQECDRPLFAYLESLNDNELHIIQEFLKHANDLIENHF from the coding sequence ATGGAAAAGTTACAAAAACTTGTGATTAGTGATTTTATACAGATGACAGAGCGAATAGCCAATGGAAAGACAAATGTATTAGATTTTGGCTTAGAAGGAATGCAGTTCTATCGTGGGGAAATCCACATGATTAAAATGATAGGTGATCATCCAGGTATCTTTATTTCTGAAATGGCGCGCAACTTTAACGTAACACGTGCTGTAGTAGCAAAAACTGTCCGAAAACTTGAAGAACACGGTTTTCTCGAGAAAAAGGAGGATGACGAGGATAAAAAGCGCTTTTGCCTTTTCCTTACAGAAAAAGGGGAAATGGCTTATAAGCTTCATAACCAGTATCATCAGGAATGTGACCGCCCGTTGTTTGCTTATCTTGAAAGCTTAAATGATAACGAACTTCATATCATTCAGGAATTTTTGAAGCATGCAAATGATTTGATAGAAAATCATTTTTAA
- a CDS encoding TetR/AcrR family transcriptional regulator — MKKNITKEQIVETALELMRNKSDLRGLNLREIARTLGCAHTNLYNYFPSYNDLLWETHAAIQEIFMKMLTKKLDIANTAEMRLSYFFEAFVEMYLDNKGWFRLAWHEYIDGDRPQGDIEATEATNKMLNQYISQIWKELYGQYPNADTSKRVLHNTHCYVVGEISNYLLGRGLIQNEAELKVYITREAVRMFRLCLISND; from the coding sequence ATGAAAAAGAATATAACAAAAGAGCAAATTGTTGAAACAGCTCTTGAACTGATGCGAAATAAGAGCGACTTGCGAGGTCTTAATCTTCGGGAGATAGCCCGGACATTAGGATGCGCCCATACAAATTTATATAATTACTTTCCCTCATATAATGATTTGTTATGGGAAACACATGCTGCCATACAGGAGATATTTATGAAAATGCTTACAAAAAAGCTGGATATAGCAAATACTGCAGAAATGCGCCTTTCCTATTTTTTTGAAGCCTTTGTTGAAATGTATCTGGATAATAAAGGCTGGTTCCGACTGGCATGGCATGAATATATTGATGGTGACCGGCCGCAGGGAGATATTGAAGCTACAGAAGCTACAAACAAAATGCTGAATCAATATATATCCCAAATATGGAAAGAACTTTATGGACAATATCCAAATGCAGATACGAGCAAACGAGTGCTTCATAATACGCACTGCTACGTTGTGGGTGAAATATCAAATTATCTTTTAGGCAGAGGTTTAATCCAAAATGAAGCTGAGCTAAAGGTTTATATTACCCGTGAAGCCGTCCGTATGTTTCGATTATGTCTTATAAGTAATGATTAG
- a CDS encoding metal-dependent transcriptional regulator — translation MIKLTESNEDYLKVIYELDCGNGVRIVDIADKLNVAKSSTCVAVNLLQKKELVERGGGRRVILTTKGKLEAESIVNKFSVIKNFLNKVFNVDEKSADTEACDLEHVVSVETTQAMIEILNFVDVHCRYCQRENCPISSSTF, via the coding sequence ATGATTAAGCTTACTGAGTCCAACGAGGATTATTTAAAAGTCATCTACGAGTTGGATTGCGGCAATGGAGTCAGGATAGTAGACATTGCTGACAAACTAAATGTGGCGAAATCAAGTACTTGTGTCGCTGTTAATCTTTTGCAGAAAAAAGAGCTAGTGGAACGAGGTGGCGGTCGTAGAGTTATCCTTACTACTAAAGGAAAATTAGAGGCTGAATCAATAGTAAATAAGTTCTCAGTCATTAAAAATTTTTTGAATAAAGTTTTTAATGTAGATGAAAAAAGTGCAGATACTGAGGCTTGCGATTTAGAGCATGTCGTGAGCGTAGAGACTACCCAGGCTATGATAGAAATCTTGAATTTCGTAGACGTCCATTGTCGATACTGCCAGAGGGAGAACTGCCCAATAAGCAGTTCGACATTTTAG
- a CDS encoding methyltransferase translates to MHQSKENQKLYYKMLHQKRETELLLSALRVKLFSYLENWEAPKSVATKSGLNERNVSFVLNALASIGLLEKSNEVYRNTPQSNDFLNPNSSAYLGESILFREKMMSLQNIEERLINGPNKNVLNNNQGIGVYDFYEAARVSIPEMYTGRVQSLIQAVTSLYGNKTPKKILDLGGGSGILAMELAITFPNCKSVVFEHPNVARLPRELVSERNLSEHVSVIEGDFNADDIGKGYDLIIASGVLDFAKDHLDSVMNKLYNALTSNGYLYVVTHNVSEDYQEPPESILGWLSSHLDGLDVLLTKKDIENTLTRHGFQHIHSDDDGGVFEGLQGEFYLKRTRGLQDGKVTKTCD, encoded by the coding sequence ATGCATCAATCAAAAGAAAATCAAAAGCTGTATTATAAAATGCTTCATCAAAAACGAGAAACAGAGCTACTTTTATCAGCATTAAGGGTGAAGTTGTTCTCTTATCTGGAAAACTGGGAAGCTCCAAAATCTGTTGCAACGAAATCAGGCTTAAATGAGCGGAATGTATCTTTTGTGCTAAATGCATTAGCATCCATTGGATTACTTGAAAAAAGTAACGAAGTTTATAGAAATACGCCGCAGAGTAATGATTTTTTAAATCCAAACAGTTCAGCTTATTTGGGCGAGAGTATTCTTTTTAGAGAGAAAATGATGTCTCTGCAAAATATCGAAGAGCGTTTGATAAACGGCCCTAACAAAAACGTTCTAAACAATAATCAAGGGATCGGGGTATATGATTTTTATGAGGCTGCACGGGTGAGTATTCCTGAAATGTATACAGGGCGTGTTCAGTCTCTGATTCAAGCAGTTACAAGTCTTTATGGAAATAAAACCCCTAAGAAGATACTTGACCTCGGAGGAGGCTCAGGGATTCTTGCGATGGAACTTGCAATTACCTTTCCGAATTGCAAAAGTGTTGTTTTTGAGCATCCTAACGTAGCGCGGCTGCCACGTGAATTAGTGTCAGAAAGAAACCTCTCGGAGCATGTAAGTGTGATAGAAGGAGACTTTAATGCAGATGATATCGGAAAAGGATATGATCTGATTATTGCCTCAGGCGTACTGGACTTTGCAAAAGACCATTTGGACTCCGTGATGAACAAATTATATAACGCGTTAACATCAAATGGTTACCTATATGTTGTTACCCATAATGTCAGCGAGGATTATCAGGAACCGCCGGAGAGTATTCTTGGCTGGTTATCTAGCCATTTGGATGGACTGGATGTACTGCTTACAAAAAAGGATATTGAAAATACTTTAACAAGACATGGATTTCAACATATTCATAGTGATGATGACGGTGGAGTATTTGAAGGGTTGCAAGGCGAATTTTACTTAAAAAGAACGAGAGGTCTCCAAGATGGAAAAGTTACAAAAACTTGTGATTAG
- a CDS encoding ABC transporter substrate-binding protein: MKSNKIWFLILSIVLTVAFAGCGAPEDASVTESKNSSESGTRMITDLGGNTVTVPTAAEIQRIVIISPPTTSVLLGVISDPDRIVGANSRAFTTSNTEIVSKLFPNWNGVETSFVSEGFVSNTEELLNLKPDIVFYYGEAQKSGIENLGIPIVDMMKKGDNNPETVTIAWDNLMRKIFEVDDSVSLQNEWEASNKKGAEVLDTYTGEKKTALFLFSNTGGVISVYGSGTYADTWFEKSGLVNAAAEISGQAEVSMEQLYEWNPDFIYVFIGSPASAMLNNKMNGQDWDLLSAYKNNTIFDIPQGIYSWGAPCSDAPLTPLWMISKSYPELLSESDFKMLFQEYYSRMYKITLEEELISAVLSPRQLQK, translated from the coding sequence ATGAAATCTAATAAAATATGGTTCTTAATTTTATCGATTGTTTTGACTGTGGCTTTCGCAGGCTGTGGGGCGCCAGAAGATGCATCTGTTACCGAGTCTAAAAATTCATCAGAATCAGGGACGAGAATGATAACCGATTTAGGCGGAAACACCGTGACTGTGCCGACGGCAGCAGAAATTCAGCGTATAGTTATCATATCCCCACCAACGACATCCGTACTTTTGGGAGTTATTTCTGATCCCGATAGGATTGTAGGGGCTAATTCCAGAGCCTTTACGACTTCAAATACTGAAATTGTAAGCAAGCTTTTCCCAAATTGGAATGGTGTTGAGACCTCATTTGTAAGCGAAGGTTTTGTATCTAATACTGAGGAGCTTTTAAATCTCAAACCGGATATTGTGTTTTACTATGGAGAAGCTCAGAAATCGGGCATTGAAAATTTGGGGATACCGATTGTCGATATGATGAAAAAAGGAGATAACAATCCGGAAACGGTTACGATCGCATGGGATAACCTGATGCGTAAGATATTTGAGGTAGATGATTCTGTTTCGCTTCAGAACGAATGGGAAGCTTCCAACAAAAAGGGAGCAGAGGTTCTCGATACATATACAGGAGAAAAAAAGACTGCACTATTTCTTTTCAGCAATACGGGAGGTGTGATTTCCGTATATGGAAGCGGAACTTATGCAGATACGTGGTTTGAAAAAAGTGGTCTTGTCAATGCGGCAGCAGAAATATCAGGACAGGCTGAAGTCAGCATGGAACAGCTCTATGAGTGGAACCCCGATTTTATTTATGTATTTATCGGAAGCCCGGCTTCTGCTATGTTGAATAATAAAATGAATGGACAGGACTGGGACTTGCTTTCCGCTTATAAAAACAACACAATCTTTGATATTCCACAGGGAATCTATTCATGGGGCGCACCATGCTCGGATGCTCCGCTTACACCGCTTTGGATGATCTCAAAAAGTTATCCGGAGTTGTTGAGTGAGAGTGATTTTAAAATGCTGTTTCAAGAGTATTACAGCAGGATGTACAAAATTACGCTGGAGGAGGAGCTGATTTCTGCTGTGCTTAGTCCGCGACAGTTGCAGAAATAA
- a CDS encoding acyl carrier protein → MTLDIIISLLCEVISASENELSGRTPLTPEYDIEPIDIAKLMIKIEKRFEVTIHDEDVHTFRTVNDVVKYVDALIAE, encoded by the coding sequence ATGACGTTGGATATTATTATTTCTTTGCTGTGTGAGGTCATAAGTGCTTCTGAAAATGAATTAAGTGGCAGAACGCCACTAACACCGGAATACGATATTGAGCCAATTGATATTGCAAAACTGATGATTAAAATTGAAAAGCGTTTTGAGGTGACAATTCATGATGAAGATGTCCATACATTTCGGACAGTAAATGATGTGGTCAAATATGTGGATGCACTGATTGCAGAATAG
- a CDS encoding SufD family Fe-S cluster assembly protein yields the protein MNIINENNNKDKNDNFDVIQNEDSKSPIEPEQIGLADKKALAEVGVLIGSESRSATMVVRDRQSQPIYTLNNSDEFEMLPIFAAFKRYEWLEKQYSFKAVARDFDEITEKCAAEQKPIGFFIHVKKDAKVMLPCQTAMYMASNNLTQIVHNIVILEENSQLELITGCMTESSVKDGHHLAVEEYYIGKNAKFTSTMVHSWGSEVMVFPRTGTIVGENGRYESNYISLKAAKQVKMNPQTYLNGKGASAKYLTVVLGAPGSFIDTGGNVYMNAEDTSAELLHRGVCTGGIMHQSGLIIANAPCKGHVDCASMLLDTAGKGYVQSIPGVESHHPDARLSHEASIGKIAPEQVEYLMSRGMEELEAISMIIRGFLGTDIEGLGAELDAQIAEIAEIAGHGEK from the coding sequence ATGAATATTATTAATGAAAATAACAATAAAGATAAAAACGATAACTTTGATGTCATACAAAACGAAGATTCTAAAAGCCCGATTGAGCCTGAACAGATTGGACTGGCAGATAAAAAGGCACTGGCTGAAGTAGGCGTTCTAATTGGTAGTGAAAGCCGTTCTGCCACGATGGTTGTTCGCGACCGTCAGTCTCAACCAATCTACACGCTTAATAATAGCGACGAATTTGAGATGCTGCCCATCTTTGCAGCGTTTAAGCGCTATGAATGGTTGGAGAAACAATATTCCTTTAAGGCGGTAGCTCGGGATTTTGATGAAATTACTGAAAAATGTGCCGCTGAGCAGAAACCAATTGGCTTTTTCATACATGTTAAAAAGGATGCGAAGGTGATGCTTCCCTGCCAAACAGCAATGTATATGGCAAGCAATAATCTTACTCAAATAGTTCACAATATTGTAATTTTGGAAGAAAATTCACAATTGGAGTTAATTACAGGGTGCATGACGGAGTCCAGCGTCAAGGATGGGCATCACCTTGCGGTGGAAGAGTATTATATTGGAAAAAACGCAAAGTTTACCAGTACCATGGTTCATTCATGGGGATCAGAGGTAATGGTCTTTCCGCGTACTGGAACAATTGTGGGGGAGAACGGACGTTATGAAAGCAACTACATTTCACTAAAGGCAGCCAAGCAGGTGAAAATGAACCCGCAAACTTATCTGAATGGAAAGGGCGCTTCCGCAAAATATCTGACCGTAGTGCTTGGTGCGCCTGGCTCTTTCATCGATACGGGAGGAAACGTATATATGAACGCGGAGGACACTAGTGCCGAACTTTTACATAGGGGAGTATGCACTGGAGGGATCATGCACCAATCTGGTTTGATTATTGCCAACGCACCGTGCAAGGGACATGTGGACTGTGCGAGCATGTTGCTTGACACCGCAGGTAAGGGATATGTTCAGTCGATTCCGGGGGTGGAATCCCATCATCCGGATGCCCGTTTAAGTCACGAGGCTAGTATCGGAAAAATCGCTCCGGAGCAGGTAGAGTACTTAATGTCCCGTGGAATGGAAGAGTTGGAAGCAATCTCTATGATTATCAGAGGTTTTTTAGGAACGGATATTGAGGGGCTAGGCGCGGAACTCGATGCGCAAATTGCAGAGATAGCCGAAATTGCCGGGCATGGAGAAAAATGA
- a CDS encoding heavy metal transport/detoxification protein, with product MKKVIVVEGMDNMPMGSAVSRILEGMSGVDKVMLNLEEESILVEYGRGILTEDELCDAINEEGFEVVEIFDED from the coding sequence ATGAAAAAGGTTATCGTTGTTGAGGGCATGGACAATATGCCAATGGGTAGTGCCGTATCCCGAATTTTAGAGGGTATGAGCGGCGTGGATAAAGTTATGTTAAATTTAGAAGAAGAATCCATTCTTGTGGAGTACGGCCGTGGTATATTAACTGAAGATGAATTGTGTGATGCCATTAACGAGGAGGGGTTTGAGGTCGTAGAGATATTTGACGAGGACTAA
- a CDS encoding iron ABC transporter permease, with translation MIMIKKRKTIKTKNNVKLKFILLAGLLFLVMVASLFGGRYHMEYGDVLKLIEAKLSGVSYPGFEVAEHVLFQVRLPRILIALLVGAGLSIAGASLQGLFQNPLVSPDILGVCSGSGFGAALGILLTSGMGVMTSVLSLGFGLISMFLTLFMVRAKGQAQTMSYILSGIIVTSVFSALTSLIKYVADVNDQLPTITFWLMGSFANKEFNDLKIIILPIVMGIAGLLLLRWQLNILSLGEEEAYSLGVNPQAARIAVILFSTIITAACVMVSGIVGWVGLVIPHISRRIMGVNHEGLLPASMLLGGIFMVIVDSVARNLTAAEIPIGILTALIGAPFFALIYNRMKGES, from the coding sequence ATGATTATGATTAAAAAACGAAAAACAATAAAAACCAAAAATAATGTTAAATTAAAGTTTATTTTGCTCGCAGGGCTCCTTTTTCTTGTAATGGTAGCGTCACTTTTTGGAGGGCGTTACCATATGGAATATGGGGATGTCTTAAAGCTGATAGAAGCAAAACTATCTGGAGTTTCGTATCCGGGCTTTGAAGTTGCGGAGCATGTTCTGTTTCAAGTCCGGCTGCCGCGTATTCTGATTGCGTTACTCGTTGGAGCAGGCTTGTCCATAGCAGGAGCCTCCCTGCAGGGGCTATTTCAAAATCCTCTTGTCAGCCCTGATATTCTTGGTGTTTGTTCCGGTTCTGGATTTGGTGCAGCGCTTGGAATACTCCTTACATCCGGCATGGGTGTGATGACATCCGTATTGTCGTTAGGATTCGGACTGATCAGTATGTTCCTAACACTTTTTATGGTTCGAGCCAAGGGGCAAGCGCAAACCATGTCCTATATTTTATCAGGGATTATTGTGACCTCGGTTTTTTCTGCGCTGACATCACTGATTAAATATGTTGCTGATGTAAACGATCAACTTCCTACAATTACATTCTGGTTAATGGGTAGCTTTGCAAATAAAGAATTCAATGATTTAAAAATAATTATTTTGCCAATTGTTATGGGAATTGCTGGGCTGCTACTTTTACGGTGGCAGCTTAATATTTTGTCACTGGGAGAAGAAGAGGCATATTCCCTTGGAGTAAATCCGCAAGCGGCACGGATAGCGGTTATTCTGTTCAGTACAATTATTACAGCTGCCTGTGTAATGGTTTCCGGCATTGTCGGCTGGGTAGGTCTGGTTATTCCCCATATATCCAGAAGAATTATGGGGGTGAACCACGAGGGCTTACTTCCTGCATCTATGCTGCTTGGTGGAATTTTTATGGTGATTGTAGATAGCGTTGCCCGCAATCTGACTGCAGCTGAAATACCAATTGGAATACTAACAGCGTTAATCGGGGCACCGTTCTTTGCACTCATTTATAACCGAATGAAGGGAGAATCATAA
- a CDS encoding ABC transporter ATP-binding protein yields MKYCINILEIKDLCVQAGGKNLLNHLNLTIPNGEVHALLGQNGSGKTSLMMTIMGFSGYTVTQGQILYKGQDITKLDVCERAQIGIAIAQQRPSTIDGVKLRSVLRYILRNEENPEEKLVELAQTANMEGFLDRNVNDGLSGGEIKRAELLQLLAMSPAFSMMDEPDSGVDIESLTLVGDLINKLFSPDEKRKAKRNSGLIITHSGSILQFFNIDKAHVMRDGSIGCSGNPAIILDTISKYGYEECVRCIGGQ; encoded by the coding sequence ATGAAATATTGCATAAATATACTGGAAATTAAAGATCTTTGTGTTCAAGCAGGTGGAAAAAATCTGCTGAACCATTTAAATCTTACAATTCCGAATGGAGAGGTACATGCGCTTTTGGGACAGAATGGCAGTGGAAAAACTTCTCTCATGATGACGATCATGGGGTTTTCGGGATACACAGTGACACAGGGACAGATATTGTATAAAGGACAGGACATTACGAAGCTTGACGTCTGCGAACGGGCTCAGATTGGCATTGCCATCGCCCAGCAGCGACCATCTACGATCGACGGAGTAAAGCTACGAAGCGTTCTGCGGTACATACTGCGCAATGAGGAAAATCCGGAGGAAAAGTTGGTCGAACTTGCTCAAACCGCTAATATGGAAGGTTTTCTGGATCGAAATGTAAACGATGGGCTGTCTGGTGGAGAAATCAAGCGTGCGGAACTACTGCAGCTTTTAGCAATGTCACCTGCGTTTTCTATGATGGACGAACCGGATTCTGGTGTTGATATTGAATCACTAACGTTAGTGGGAGACCTGATTAACAAATTATTTTCTCCGGATGAAAAGCGGAAAGCAAAACGAAATTCCGGACTTATCATAACACACAGTGGAAGTATTCTCCAATTTTTCAATATTGATAAAGCCCATGTCATGCGAGATGGTAGTATTGGCTGCTCAGGCAATCCAGCAATTATACTGGATACCATCAGCAAATACGGCTACGAGGAATGTGTACGTTGTATAGGGGGGCAGTAA
- a CDS encoding ABC transporter ATP-binding protein has product MLLRVEKGSFYYTADTPILQDITLSLQKGEVIAVMGPNGIGKTTFLKCLMGIYKWKSGHSLIDGKDTGNARRQIGYVPQAHRFSFPYSVRDMVVFGRAKYLPAFASPGEKDYQLADKALEEVGISAIRDKSCNQLSGGQLQMVLLARALVGEPQLLILDEPESHLDFGNQITILKIIKRLAKEKGIACVMNTHYPNHALTIADKTLLLKGNKFLVGKTDQILTKENIREYFGVDSIIVTAEKDDRAINAFVLTDLI; this is encoded by the coding sequence ATGTTGCTTCGTGTAGAAAAAGGAAGTTTTTATTATACAGCAGATACACCTATTTTGCAGGATATTACGTTATCGCTTCAAAAAGGTGAAGTAATTGCTGTTATGGGGCCAAACGGCATAGGAAAAACTACTTTCTTAAAATGCTTGATGGGGATTTATAAGTGGAAATCAGGTCATTCACTCATTGATGGAAAGGATACTGGTAACGCAAGAAGACAGATTGGATATGTACCGCAGGCTCATCGCTTTTCATTTCCGTATTCAGTCAGGGATATGGTTGTGTTTGGCAGAGCAAAGTATCTGCCTGCATTTGCATCACCTGGGGAAAAGGATTATCAGTTAGCTGACAAAGCCTTGGAAGAGGTAGGCATTTCAGCGATTCGTGATAAATCCTGTAATCAGTTAAGCGGCGGACAGCTTCAAATGGTGTTGCTTGCCCGTGCGTTAGTCGGAGAACCTCAATTGCTGATATTGGATGAGCCAGAATCTCACCTTGATTTTGGAAATCAGATCACAATACTGAAAATAATTAAAAGACTAGCAAAAGAAAAAGGAATTGCCTGTGTAATGAATACACACTATCCAAATCATGCGCTCACGATTGCGGATAAGACTTTACTTTTAAAAGGAAACAAATTTCTTGTAGGGAAAACGGATCAAATACTTACAAAAGAAAATATACGAGAGTATTTCGGAGTCGATTCCATTATTGTTACAGCAGAAAAGGATGATAGAGCGATAAATGCCTTTGTATTAACTGATTTAATTTAA
- a CDS encoding HelD family protein — translation MENYEQVLNTELAHYNEILEVIHSQLEDAKKDNSKSIEDLRETNRDMWENASHSADNFDGAVQLSQFYQPLASNTFAIESSTKTIQLLERLSQSAYFARIDFCMEAEEQYEKVYIGRGTLFNDQEKGIIIYDWRSPIASLFYRFETGNAHYDAPGGRITGDIGLKRQYEIKKGVFEYFFDADVQIADEFLRKMLSGNTSSKMKSIVETIQKDQDIAIRDGTHDLLMVQGIAGSGKTSIALHRVAYLKYQGLSSRLKSSDIIILSPNTLFEEYISNVLPELGEDEVKSIVFDDLITDSLPDKPAFQSRYHQTEMLISCASSSAKALQKQAMEFKMSKAFGRILNRYADSLPTSHIVFPDIEYDGKTVFTGQYLKNRVLQMNGSSLAIKLSHLRQHIFNEIHEMRKGRMPKLLRQAREDPEHPFDWEEYARELSIKESTLLAQKVDEFIKLNPVSLYKKLINSDNLLLSLSAETELPNNIEKILSYSKEQLTDSTLQNEDALAVTYLQLLIGTNDTYRNIRQVVVDEAQDYYDLHFEILKQLFPNARYTILGDINQTIEKQETMSLYERITNILQPNSSCLMAMNKSFRCTKEILSFSMQFLDDATLFESFNRSGDIPQVIKADSIDLLDGKIIEEAVYSKNQGYQSIGIICKDAQESESLYRRLKDRLSLHLVHSGEDLNTAGVFIIPITMSKGLEFDSVLIYGANKESYHSVDDKKLLYIASTRALHRLNLFYTGEKSAFIQGGIEI, via the coding sequence TTGGAAAACTATGAACAGGTATTAAATACTGAACTTGCTCATTACAATGAGATTCTTGAAGTTATTCACTCGCAATTGGAGGATGCTAAAAAAGATAACTCCAAAAGCATAGAAGATTTAAGAGAAACTAATCGGGATATGTGGGAGAATGCCTCCCACTCCGCAGATAATTTTGACGGAGCGGTACAGTTAAGCCAATTCTATCAACCGCTTGCCAGTAATACTTTTGCAATAGAATCCAGTACTAAAACGATCCAGTTGCTGGAACGATTATCACAGTCAGCCTATTTCGCCCGAATTGATTTTTGTATGGAGGCTGAAGAACAGTACGAAAAAGTCTATATTGGCAGAGGAACATTATTTAATGATCAGGAGAAAGGAATTATTATCTACGATTGGCGTTCTCCTATTGCCAGCCTATTTTACCGTTTTGAAACCGGAAATGCACATTATGATGCACCGGGTGGCCGCATTACGGGAGATATTGGTCTGAAACGGCAATATGAAATAAAAAAAGGAGTCTTCGAGTACTTTTTTGATGCCGATGTTCAGATTGCAGATGAATTTTTACGCAAAATGCTATCCGGAAATACCTCCAGCAAAATGAAAAGCATTGTAGAAACCATCCAGAAGGATCAAGATATCGCCATCCGAGATGGTACCCACGACCTGCTTATGGTTCAGGGAATTGCCGGAAGTGGCAAAACCTCTATTGCTTTACATCGTGTGGCTTACCTCAAATATCAGGGGCTTTCAAGTCGCCTGAAGTCATCTGACATTATTATTCTATCTCCTAATACACTGTTCGAAGAATATATTTCCAATGTATTGCCTGAGCTGGGTGAGGATGAAGTGAAATCTATTGTGTTTGATGATCTGATAACGGATAGTTTACCAGACAAGCCGGCATTTCAGTCTCGCTATCACCAAACTGAAATGCTGATTTCCTGTGCATCATCCTCGGCAAAAGCACTGCAAAAGCAAGCAATGGAATTCAAAATGTCCAAAGCATTTGGCAGAATACTAAACAGATATGCAGACAGCCTTCCAACATCTCATATCGTCTTTCCTGATATTGAGTATGATGGAAAAACCGTTTTTACAGGGCAGTATTTAAAAAATCGTGTGCTTCAAATGAACGGAAGTAGCTTGGCGATAAAACTGAGCCATCTACGCCAGCATATTTTTAACGAAATACATGAGATGCGTAAAGGTCGGATGCCTAAACTGTTGCGGCAAGCAAGGGAAGATCCTGAGCATCCTTTTGATTGGGAAGAATATGCAAGAGAACTGTCTATCAAAGAAAGCACTCTTCTTGCTCAAAAAGTTGATGAATTTATAAAATTAAATCCTGTTTCACTTTACAAAAAATTGATAAACTCAGATAATTTATTGCTTTCTCTTTCAGCAGAAACTGAGTTGCCAAACAACATTGAGAAAATACTGTCCTACTCAAAGGAACAACTCACAGATTCTACTCTTCAAAATGAGGATGCTTTGGCTGTAACTTATTTGCAGTTATTGATTGGTACAAATGATACCTACAGGAACATCCGGCAGGTTGTAGTGGATGAAGCACAAGACTACTACGATCTTCATTTTGAGATATTAAAGCAATTGTTTCCAAATGCACGATATACCATATTGGGTGATATCAATCAAACGATTGAAAAGCAGGAGACCATGAGCCTATATGAGAGAATTACTAATATTTTACAGCCTAACAGCTCTTGCTTAATGGCCATGAATAAAAGTTTTCGATGCACCAAAGAGATACTTTCATTCAGTATGCAGTTTTTGGATGATGCCACGCTCTTTGAAAGTTTTAACCGCAGCGGTGACATACCGCAGGTTATCAAAGCTGATAGCATAGATTTGCTCGATGGAAAAATAATCGAAGAAGCTGTTTATAGTAAAAACCAAGGCTACCAATCCATCGGAATTATATGTAAGGATGCACAGGAATCAGAATCCCTTTATCGTCGATTAAAAGATAGATTGAGTCTTCATTTAGTTCACTCAGGTGAAGACCTGAATACAGCAGGAGTATTTATTATCCCGATCACTATGTCAAAAGGATTAGAATTTGATTCTGTGTTAATTTACGGTGCAAATAAAGAGAGTTATCATTCCGTTGATGATAAAAAGCTGCTGTACATTGCCAGCACCCGAGCTTTGCATCGTCTCAATCTATTTTATACCGGTGAGAAAAGTGCATTCATTCAAGGAGGTATCGAGATATGA